From a region of the Defluviitalea raffinosedens genome:
- a CDS encoding F0F1 ATP synthase subunit epsilon — MKLQLQIITPEKNFFSGEVDRVSFRTTEGDIGVLPNHQPLTAIISIGTIRIKQDGNERKASLIGGFAEIQPDKVTILTDAAEWPEEIDVRRAEEAKRRAEERLAKRTADINVARAESALRRALIRLELSQYNKNR; from the coding sequence ATGAAACTGCAACTTCAAATCATTACACCGGAAAAGAATTTTTTTAGTGGAGAAGTGGATCGTGTAAGCTTTCGAACTACAGAAGGCGATATCGGTGTACTTCCCAATCACCAGCCTCTGACAGCGATTATTTCCATTGGGACCATTCGCATCAAGCAAGATGGGAACGAAAGAAAAGCTTCTTTAATTGGAGGATTTGCAGAAATACAACCGGATAAAGTTACCATTCTTACCGATGCAGCAGAATGGCCGGAAGAAATTGATGTACGTAGAGCGGAAGAAGCGAAAAGAAGAGCAGAAGAAAGACTGGCAAAAAGAACTGCAGACATTAACGTTGCCCGGGCAGAAAGTGCCTTAAGAAGGGCTCTTATAAGGCTTGAACTCAGTCAATACAATAAAAATCGTTAA
- the atpG gene encoding ATP synthase F1 subunit gamma, which translates to MASIRTIKRRIKSVHSTSQITKAMKLVSTAKMQKARRNVEETRPFFITMQKTISSVVHGSKGITHPYIKEREVKNTMYIVIASDRGLAGGYNSNVCKLALQHIGQKQNVKLITIGKKSRDFFNRRKYSISNSYLGISENPKYAYAARVGETVLDLYNKEEIDEVYLVYTAFKSMIHQVPTVKKLLPVDVSEFKTDKESKEQDDVMIYEPSPEGVLEYVIPKYINSVIYGAMVESAASEQGARMTAMDSATENAMDIIERLTVEYNRARQASITQEITEIVGGSEALK; encoded by the coding sequence ATGGCCTCCATACGCACAATAAAAAGACGAATTAAAAGTGTTCACAGCACCAGCCAGATTACAAAGGCAATGAAGCTTGTTTCCACTGCTAAGATGCAGAAAGCAAGAAGAAATGTAGAAGAAACCAGACCGTTTTTTATAACAATGCAAAAAACCATTTCTTCTGTTGTGCATGGAAGCAAGGGGATTACCCATCCTTATATAAAAGAGAGAGAAGTAAAGAATACAATGTACATTGTTATAGCTTCAGACAGAGGACTGGCTGGAGGATACAATTCCAATGTATGTAAACTTGCTCTGCAGCATATAGGACAAAAGCAGAATGTAAAATTGATTACTATAGGGAAAAAATCAAGGGATTTCTTCAACAGGCGAAAATATAGTATTAGTAATTCCTATCTAGGGATTTCAGAAAATCCTAAATATGCTTATGCTGCAAGAGTAGGGGAAACAGTACTGGATTTATATAACAAAGAAGAAATCGATGAAGTATATTTAGTTTATACTGCTTTTAAATCTATGATTCATCAAGTACCTACAGTAAAGAAGTTATTGCCTGTGGATGTTTCAGAATTTAAAACAGACAAAGAATCAAAGGAACAAGATGATGTAATGATTTATGAACCTTCACCAGAGGGAGTTTTAGAATATGTTATTCCAAAGTATATCAATAGCGTGATTTATGGAGCTATGGTTGAGTCCGCTGCCAGCGAACAGGGAGCAAGGATGACTGCTATGGACTCTGCAACAGAAAATGCTATGGATATCATTGAAAGATTAACGGTGGAATACAATAGAGCAAGACAAGCAAGCATCACTCAGGAAATAACTGAAATTGTAGGTGGATCAGAAGCATTAAAATAA
- the atpD gene encoding F0F1 ATP synthase subunit beta has translation MADANIGKIVQIIGPVLDIKFSPEHLPALNNAIVITRQDGEKLTVEVAQHLGDDVVRCVAMASTDGLTRGMEAVDTGSPICVPVGEKTLGRIFNVVGEAIDNRPTPETEEKWSIHRPAPDFEEQSTEIEILETGIKVVDLLCPYSKGGKIGLFGGAGVGKTVLIQELIRNIATEHGGVSVFTGVGERTREGNDLYHEMAGSGVLDKTTMVFGQMNEPPGARMRVGLTGLTMAEYFRDKSGQDVLLFIDNIFRFIQAGSEVSALLGRMPSAVGYQPTLATEVGALQERITSTKRGSITSVQAVYVPADDLTDPAPATTFAHLDATTVLSRAIVELGIYPAVDPLDSTSRILDPAIVGEEHYEVARGVQAILQRYKELQDIIAMLGMDELSEEDKLIVSRARKVQRFLSQPFFVAETFTGMPGRYVPLKETIRGFKEIIEGKHDDLPETAFHMVGTIDDAIEKAKTL, from the coding sequence ATGGCGGATGCAAATATAGGGAAAATTGTACAAATTATAGGGCCTGTATTGGATATTAAGTTTTCCCCCGAGCATCTTCCTGCGCTGAATAATGCGATTGTTATTACAAGGCAGGATGGAGAAAAGCTGACCGTAGAAGTAGCGCAGCATCTGGGAGATGATGTTGTAAGATGTGTTGCTATGGCATCTACAGACGGTTTGACTCGGGGAATGGAAGCTGTTGATACAGGAAGCCCTATTTGTGTACCTGTAGGAGAAAAAACCCTCGGAAGAATATTTAATGTTGTTGGAGAAGCTATTGACAATAGGCCAACTCCAGAAACCGAGGAAAAATGGTCCATTCATAGACCTGCCCCAGATTTTGAAGAACAATCTACAGAAATTGAAATCCTGGAAACAGGAATCAAAGTTGTAGACCTTCTATGCCCCTATTCAAAAGGTGGAAAGATAGGGCTTTTTGGTGGAGCAGGTGTAGGTAAAACTGTATTGATTCAAGAATTGATCAGAAATATTGCAACAGAGCATGGAGGCGTTTCCGTATTTACCGGCGTTGGTGAAAGAACAAGGGAAGGAAATGACCTCTACCATGAAATGGCAGGCTCTGGAGTATTAGATAAAACAACCATGGTGTTCGGACAGATGAACGAGCCTCCTGGAGCCAGAATGAGAGTTGGGCTTACGGGCCTTACTATGGCAGAATACTTTAGAGATAAAAGTGGTCAGGACGTACTTTTATTCATTGATAATATTTTCCGTTTCATTCAAGCGGGATCTGAAGTATCAGCGCTTCTTGGCCGTATGCCCAGTGCTGTAGGATATCAGCCTACCCTTGCAACAGAAGTAGGGGCGCTTCAGGAAAGAATAACATCAACCAAAAGAGGTTCCATTACATCGGTTCAGGCAGTATATGTGCCTGCCGACGACTTGACAGACCCGGCACCGGCAACAACATTCGCTCACCTTGACGCGACTACTGTACTTTCCCGTGCTATTGTTGAATTGGGAATTTATCCTGCTGTTGACCCACTGGATTCTACTTCAAGAATATTAGATCCTGCTATTGTAGGTGAAGAACATTATGAGGTAGCCAGAGGTGTACAAGCGATCCTTCAAAGATACAAAGAACTTCAAGATATCATAGCTATGTTAGGAATGGACGAATTATCCGAAGAAGACAAGCTGATTGTAAGCCGTGCAAGAAAAGTACAACGTTTCTTGTCACAACCTTTCTTTGTGGCAGAAACCTTTACAGGAATGCCAGGAAGATATGTTCCGTTAAAAGAAACCATAAGAGGCTTCAAAGAAATCATAGAAGGAAAGCACGATGATCTTCCAGAAACTGCTTTCCATATGGTTGGTACCATTGATGACGCTATAGAAAAAGCCAAAACATTGTAG